A genome region from Microbacterium terricola includes the following:
- a CDS encoding PucR family transcriptional regulator produces the protein MTDRPASTEKAETLAWLRRISGDLATATIKRLEDTLPWYADMPPARRSAVGLVAQAGITAFIQWYEDPTSTPWIAADIFAAAPRELLRSVSLTQTLQLIRVTVSVTEERVAGKGDALREGILLYSRDVAFAAADVYARAAEARGLWDARLEALVVDSILTGEADEELPSRIAALGWHGHGEVSVLVGTTPPQFDVDQLRRTARKLDVDVLIGVQGSRLVLVIGRAEIPNRAEDDVELPFPEIARRLEPGFGPGYLVLGPAVPALIDAGQSARAALAGFAVARAWRHAPRPVEADDLLPERALAGDPLAKQTLVERIYRPLQAHSTDLVATLWSYLDNGRSLEATARELFVHPNTVRYRLKRVSDVIGWDATGPREALILQTALILGSIGTDATRRRSAQVRRPTA, from the coding sequence ATGACCGACCGCCCTGCCTCGACGGAGAAGGCCGAGACGCTCGCGTGGCTCAGGCGCATCTCCGGCGATCTCGCGACCGCCACGATCAAGCGTCTCGAAGACACGCTGCCGTGGTACGCCGACATGCCGCCCGCGCGGCGGTCGGCGGTCGGTCTGGTCGCGCAGGCGGGCATCACGGCGTTCATCCAGTGGTACGAAGACCCCACCTCGACGCCCTGGATCGCAGCTGACATCTTCGCGGCGGCCCCGCGTGAGCTGCTGCGCAGCGTCAGCCTCACCCAGACGCTCCAGCTGATCCGCGTGACGGTCAGCGTCACCGAGGAGCGCGTCGCCGGCAAGGGCGACGCGCTCCGCGAGGGCATCCTGCTGTACTCGCGGGACGTGGCCTTCGCCGCGGCCGACGTGTACGCCAGGGCGGCGGAGGCGCGCGGGCTGTGGGATGCGCGTCTCGAGGCGCTGGTCGTCGACTCGATCCTGACGGGCGAGGCCGACGAGGAGCTCCCCAGCCGCATCGCCGCGCTCGGCTGGCACGGTCACGGCGAGGTGTCCGTGCTCGTGGGGACCACTCCCCCGCAGTTCGACGTCGACCAGCTGCGCCGCACCGCCCGCAAGCTCGATGTCGACGTCCTCATCGGCGTGCAGGGATCCCGGCTCGTCCTCGTGATCGGCCGGGCCGAGATCCCGAACCGCGCCGAGGACGACGTCGAGCTGCCCTTCCCCGAGATCGCCCGCCGGCTCGAGCCCGGCTTCGGTCCGGGCTACCTGGTGCTCGGCCCCGCCGTCCCGGCGCTGATCGACGCCGGTCAGAGCGCTCGCGCGGCCCTCGCCGGGTTCGCCGTCGCCCGTGCGTGGCGTCACGCACCGCGTCCGGTCGAGGCCGACGATCTGCTGCCGGAGCGCGCGCTCGCGGGCGACCCCCTCGCGAAGCAGACGCTCGTGGAGCGGATCTACCGCCCCCTCCAGGCGCACAGCACCGACCTCGTCGCGACCCTGTGGAGCTACCTCGACAACGGCCGCTCGCTGGAGGCCACCGCCCGCGAGCTGTTCGTTCACCCGAACACCGTGCGGTACCGGCTGAAGCGGGTATCCGATGTGATCGGCTGGGATGCGACGGGACCCCGCGAGGCGCTGATCCTGCAGACGGCGCTCATCCTGGGCTCGATCGGGACGGACGCGACTCGTCGCCGCTCCGCTCAAGTGCGCCGCCCTACGGCGTGA
- a CDS encoding ACP S-malonyltransferase — MMIAVFPGQGSQTPGFLVPWLELDGARERLEAYSEWSGVDLVAAGTEWDADRIRDTRIAQPLIVAASLLSWNALSDRSGISGVAGHSVGEFAAAAAAGILSEEDALRLVGIRGRAMAEAAAAAQTGMSAVLGGDEQAVVDRLGELDLTPANYNGGGQLVAAGTLDALAQLAAEPVPGTRVIPLQVAGAFHTRFMAPAVQELRDAAAGTDAADPAVTVWTNRDGSAVASGSAFVDLLIEQVSSPVRWDLCMAAFAEAGVSGLIELAPAGTLTGLAKRALRGTPAVAVKTPADLAAAGALIAGENA; from the coding sequence GTGATGATCGCCGTCTTCCCCGGTCAGGGTTCGCAGACTCCCGGATTCCTGGTCCCCTGGCTCGAACTCGACGGCGCGCGCGAGCGTCTCGAGGCGTACTCCGAGTGGTCGGGCGTCGACCTCGTCGCCGCGGGCACCGAGTGGGACGCCGACCGCATCCGCGACACCCGGATCGCCCAGCCGCTCATCGTCGCAGCGAGTCTGCTGTCGTGGAACGCGTTGTCCGACCGCAGCGGCATCAGCGGCGTCGCGGGCCACTCCGTCGGCGAGTTCGCCGCCGCAGCGGCCGCCGGCATCCTGTCCGAAGAGGACGCGCTGCGCCTCGTCGGCATCCGCGGCCGTGCGATGGCCGAGGCTGCCGCTGCCGCACAGACCGGGATGAGCGCGGTGCTCGGCGGCGACGAGCAGGCGGTCGTCGATCGACTCGGCGAGCTCGACCTCACCCCCGCGAACTACAACGGCGGCGGCCAGCTGGTCGCTGCCGGCACGCTCGACGCCCTCGCACAGCTGGCGGCCGAGCCCGTGCCCGGCACACGCGTCATCCCGCTGCAGGTCGCCGGGGCGTTCCACACCCGCTTCATGGCGCCCGCGGTGCAGGAGCTCCGCGACGCGGCGGCGGGGACGGATGCTGCCGATCCGGCCGTGACGGTCTGGACGAACCGCGACGGCTCCGCCGTGGCCTCCGGCAGCGCCTTCGTCGATCTGCTGATCGAGCAGGTGTCCTCGCCCGTGCGCTGGGATCTCTGCATGGCCGCGTTCGCGGAGGCGGGCGTCTCCGGCCTGATCGAGCTGGCCCCAGCGGGTACGCTGACCGGACTGGCCAAGCGCGCGCTGCGCGGCACCCCGGCCGTGGCCGTCAAGACGCCGGCCGACCTCGCGGCCGCCGGCGCCCTCATCGCGGGAGAGAACGCATGA
- a CDS encoding beta-ketoacyl-ACP synthase III translates to MTPTLTQATGPAHTRIYAYGAARGENFVTNDDLVGPIDSSDEWIRQRTGIVTRVRADRGTTAIDLATDAAREAVERSGVAPEQIDAVIVATISNPKQTPSVSAIVADRIGSNPAAAYDLNAACAGFAYGVAQADALIRAGAATYAVVIGTEKLSDIVDPTDRSISFLLGDGAGAVVIGPSDTPGIGPTVWGSDGSKAEAVGMNFTLTEFRDGQAPWPTLRQEGPTVFRWAVWEMVKVARQAIDAAGITASDLAAFVPHQANMRIIDEFAKQLGLPESVVIGRDIETTGNTSAASIPLATHRLLEEHPELSGGLALQIGFGAGLVFGAQVVVLP, encoded by the coding sequence ATGACCCCCACCCTCACGCAGGCCACCGGGCCCGCGCATACCCGGATCTACGCCTACGGCGCGGCCCGAGGCGAGAACTTCGTCACCAACGACGACCTGGTCGGGCCGATCGACTCGAGCGATGAGTGGATCCGGCAGCGCACGGGCATCGTCACGCGCGTGCGCGCCGACCGCGGCACCACCGCCATCGATCTGGCCACCGACGCCGCCCGTGAGGCCGTCGAGCGCTCAGGCGTCGCCCCCGAGCAGATCGACGCGGTGATCGTCGCGACGATCTCCAACCCGAAGCAGACCCCCTCCGTCTCCGCCATCGTCGCCGACCGCATCGGGTCGAACCCGGCCGCGGCGTACGACCTGAACGCGGCGTGCGCCGGCTTCGCGTACGGCGTGGCGCAGGCCGACGCCCTCATCCGCGCCGGCGCCGCGACCTACGCCGTCGTCATCGGCACCGAGAAGCTGAGCGACATCGTCGACCCCACCGACCGCAGCATCTCCTTCCTCCTCGGCGACGGAGCCGGCGCGGTCGTCATCGGACCGAGCGACACGCCGGGCATCGGACCCACCGTGTGGGGATCGGACGGCTCGAAGGCCGAGGCCGTCGGTATGAACTTCACGCTCACCGAGTTCCGCGACGGACAGGCTCCGTGGCCGACGCTCCGCCAGGAGGGGCCGACCGTCTTCCGGTGGGCGGTATGGGAGATGGTGAAGGTCGCGCGGCAGGCGATCGACGCCGCCGGGATCACCGCATCCGATCTCGCCGCCTTCGTCCCCCATCAGGCCAACATGCGCATCATCGACGAATTCGCGAAGCAGCTGGGGCTGCCCGAGTCCGTGGTGATCGGCCGCGACATCGAGACGACCGGCAACACGTCCGCCGCGTCGATCCCCCTGGCCACGCACCGGCTGCTCGAGGAGCACCCCGAGCTGAGCGGCGGACTCGCCCTCCAGATCGGCTTCGGCGCGGGGCTCGTGTTCGGCGCCCAGGTCGTCGTGCTCCCCTGA
- a CDS encoding acyl carrier protein, whose translation MAFTSEEVLAGLAELITDETGISADEVALEKSFTDDLDIDSISMMTIVVNAEEKFGVTIPDDEVKNLKTVGDAVTFITSNQA comes from the coding sequence ATGGCATTCACCAGCGAAGAGGTCCTCGCCGGACTCGCTGAGCTCATCACCGACGAGACCGGCATCTCGGCCGACGAGGTCGCGCTCGAGAAGTCGTTCACCGACGACCTCGACATCGACTCGATCTCGATGATGACGATCGTCGTCAACGCCGAGGAGAAGTTCGGCGTGACCATCCCCGACGACGAGGTCAAGAACCTCAAGACCGTCGGCGACGCCGTCACCTTCATCACGTCCAACCAGGCGTAG